A region from the Acanthochromis polyacanthus isolate Apoly-LR-REF ecotype Palm Island chromosome 23, KAUST_Apoly_ChrSc, whole genome shotgun sequence genome encodes:
- the LOC110949519 gene encoding acidic leucine-rich nuclear phosphoprotein 32 family member B-like has product MEMKKRVSLELRHRSPTEVQELVLDNCRSSVGKIEGITEEFSNLELLSLINVGLTSVADIPKLDKLKKLELSDNRISGGLEVLAERLVNLTHLNLSGNKFKDISTLEPLKKLPQLKSLDLFNCEVTNLADYRESIFKLLPQLTYLDGYDIDDCEASDSDGEVDGVEDEDEEGESEDFEEEEEDDEDVVAEDDDEDDDSGDDEDGEVNGELDSEDEDEDEEDEEEDDEDSSPAKGEKRKRDPEDEDDEDDD; this is encoded by the exons ATGGAGATGAAAAAGAGGGTCTCGTTAGAACTGAGGCACCGGTCGCCCACGGAG GTCCAGGAGCTGGTTCTGGATAACTGTCGCTCCAGTGTAGGAAAGATCGAAGGAATCACAGAAGAATTCTCAAACCTGGAGCTGCTCAGCCTCATCAACGTCGGCCTGACCAGCGTAGCAGACATCCCCAAACTGGACAAACTCAAAAAG ttGGAGTTGAGTGACAACAGGATATCTGGAGGTCTGGAGGTCCTGGCGGAGAGACTGGTCAACCTAACGCACCTTAACCTGAGCGGCAACAAGTTCAAAGACATCAGCACTCTGGAGCCGCTG AAAAAGTTGCCCCAGCTGAAGAGCCTGGACCTGTTTAACTGCGAGGTGACCAACCTGGCCGACTACAGGGAGTCCATCTTCAAGCTGCTGCCTCAGCTCACCTACCTGGACGGATACGACATCGACGACTGCGAGGCCTCCGACTCCGACGGCGAAGTGGACGGAGTCGAGGACGAAGATGAAG AGGGAGAATCTGAGGACtttgaggaggaagaggaggatgatgaagacGTAGTGgctgaggatgatgatgaagatgacgaCAGTGGAGACGATGAG GACGGAGAGGTCAACGGAGAGTTGGACAGcgaggatgaagatgaggatgaggaagatgaggaggaagatg ACGAGGATTCGTCTCCGGCCaaaggagagaagaggaagagggaccccgaggatgaggatgatgaggatgatgattaA